One genomic segment of Streptomyces niveus includes these proteins:
- the iolC gene encoding 5-dehydro-2-deoxygluconokinase — MPEPYDVITMGRIGVDLYPLRTGVPLAQVDTFGKFLGGSATNVAVAAARLGRRTAVITRTGRDAFGDYLHHALREFEVDDRWVTPVDEWPTPVTFCEIFPPDDFPLYFYRQPKAPDLEIHPHELDLDAVRAARIFWMTGTGLCEEPSRTSTLTALGARGRARTPSPEEPQPGRRPGTDITVFDLDWRPMFWKVPADGPRSDDPRALMAAARPFYEQALRHATVAVGNLDECEVAVGEREPYAAARALLAAGPELAVVKQGPKGVLAVHRDGTTAEVPPVPVEVVNGLGAGDAFGGALCHGLLAGWDLERVMRYANAAGAIVAARLACSSAMPYAREVVQVLGGGPVPAPGTLPPEAAL, encoded by the coding sequence ATGCCTGAGCCGTACGACGTGATCACCATGGGGCGGATCGGCGTGGACCTCTATCCGCTGCGTACCGGAGTCCCGTTGGCGCAGGTCGACACCTTCGGGAAGTTCCTCGGTGGCTCGGCGACCAATGTGGCCGTCGCCGCCGCCCGGCTCGGCCGCCGTACGGCCGTCATCACCCGCACCGGACGGGACGCGTTCGGGGACTATCTCCACCACGCGCTGCGGGAGTTCGAGGTCGACGACCGGTGGGTGACACCCGTCGACGAGTGGCCCACTCCGGTGACGTTCTGCGAGATCTTCCCCCCGGACGACTTCCCGCTGTACTTCTACCGGCAGCCCAAGGCGCCCGATCTGGAAATTCATCCGCATGAGCTGGACCTGGACGCCGTCAGGGCCGCGCGGATCTTCTGGATGACGGGTACCGGCCTGTGCGAGGAGCCCAGCCGGACCTCGACCCTGACGGCCCTCGGTGCGCGCGGCCGGGCGCGGACACCCAGCCCCGAGGAGCCGCAGCCCGGACGCCGGCCGGGAACGGACATCACCGTCTTCGACCTCGACTGGCGTCCCATGTTCTGGAAGGTGCCCGCCGACGGCCCGCGTTCCGACGACCCGCGGGCGCTCATGGCGGCGGCCCGGCCCTTCTACGAACAGGCCCTGCGCCACGCCACGGTAGCCGTGGGCAACCTGGACGAGTGCGAAGTCGCCGTCGGGGAGCGCGAACCGTACGCCGCCGCACGGGCGCTCCTCGCCGCCGGACCCGAACTGGCCGTCGTCAAACAGGGCCCCAAGGGCGTCCTCGCCGTCCATCGCGACGGGACCACCGCCGAGGTGCCACCCGTGCCCGTCGAGGTCGTCAACGGACTCGGCGCCGGCGACGCGTTCGGCGGCGCGCTCTGCCACGGTCTGCTGGCCGGCTGGGACTTGGAGCGCGTCATGCGGTACGCCAACGCCGCGGGCGCGATCGTCGCAGCCCGGCTCGCCTGCTCCTCCGCCATGCCGTACGCCAGGGAAGTCGTCCAGGTCCTCGGCGGAGGCCCCGTCCCCGCGCCGGGAACGCTGCCACCGGAGGCCGCTCTGTGA
- a CDS encoding aldo/keto reductase, with translation MKTFTMPGTDILAPNVVLGLMRIPDKTDDEVRELVRTARDAGIDFVDHADVYGNELHGCERRFADAMALSPSQRDEITIQTKAGIVTDGPYYDFSYEHIVKSVEGSLAALRTDRIDILLLHRPDALVEPEEVARAFDELESSGKVRAFGVSNQTPRQIDLLRKYVRQPIVANQLQLSITHGPIIAQGVAANMLAEQQAATLDGGGIVDYCRLNDITVQAWSPFQAGFFTGVFLGSPDYPELNAVIDRLADQYDVPAIAIATAWITRHPARMQVVLGTTSPERVAGAAQGSELPLTRAEWYELFRAAGHLVP, from the coding sequence GTGAAGACCTTCACCATGCCCGGCACCGACATCCTCGCCCCGAACGTCGTACTCGGCCTGATGCGTATCCCCGACAAGACGGACGACGAGGTCCGTGAACTCGTCCGCACCGCGCGTGACGCGGGCATCGATTTCGTCGACCACGCCGATGTCTACGGCAACGAACTGCACGGCTGTGAACGCCGCTTCGCCGACGCGATGGCGCTGAGCCCGTCGCAGCGCGACGAGATCACGATCCAGACCAAGGCCGGAATCGTGACGGACGGGCCGTACTACGACTTCTCCTACGAGCACATCGTCAAATCGGTCGAGGGCTCACTCGCGGCCCTGCGGACCGACCGCATCGACATCCTGCTGCTGCACCGCCCCGACGCGCTCGTCGAGCCCGAAGAGGTTGCCCGCGCCTTCGACGAGCTCGAATCCTCCGGCAAGGTGCGCGCCTTCGGTGTCTCGAACCAGACCCCACGTCAGATCGACCTGCTGCGCAAGTACGTGCGCCAGCCCATCGTGGCCAACCAGCTTCAGCTCTCGATCACACACGGGCCGATCATCGCTCAAGGGGTCGCCGCGAACATGCTCGCGGAGCAGCAGGCGGCCACCCTCGACGGTGGGGGGATCGTCGACTACTGCCGGCTGAACGACATCACCGTCCAGGCCTGGTCCCCCTTCCAGGCCGGCTTCTTCACGGGAGTCTTCCTCGGCTCGCCGGACTACCCCGAACTCAACGCCGTCATCGACCGCCTCGCCGACCAGTACGACGTTCCCGCCATCGCGATCGCGACCGCCTGGATCACCCGCCACCCCGCTCGGATGCAGGTCGTGCTCGGCACCACCAGCCCGGAGCGCGTCGCGGGCGCCGCCCAGGGCTCCGAACTTCCGCTCACCCGGGCCGAGTGGTACGAACTGTTCCGCGCCGCGGGCCACCTCGTTCCCTGA
- the mmsA gene encoding CoA-acylating methylmalonate-semialdehyde dehydrogenase yields MKTVNHWIGGKTVEGASGNWGQVTDPATGAVTTRVALASPEEVDAAVTAAKAAYGTWGTSSLSARTGILFSYRALLDAHRDEIAALITAEHGKVHSDALGEVARGLEIVELACGITTQLKGELSTQVSSKVDVSSIRQPLGVVAGITPFNFPAMVPMWMFPLAIACGNTFVLKPSEKDPSAANLLAELAAEAGLPDGVLNVVHGDKVAVDSLLAHPDVAAVSFVGSTPIARHIHATASANGKRVQALGGAKNHMLVLPDADLDAAADAAVSAAYGSAGERCMAISAVVAVGAIGDELVSKIRERAEKIKIGPGTDPASEMGPLITAAHRDKVASYVTGAAAQGAEVVLDGTGLRVDGYEDGHWIGLSLLDHVSTDSDAYRDEIFGPVLCVLRTETYDEGVALMNASPFGNGTAIFTRDGGAARRFQLEIEAGMVGVNVPIPVPVGYHSFGGWKDSLFGDHHIYGNDGVHFYTRGKVVTTRWPDPADAPSGVDLGFPRNH; encoded by the coding sequence ATGAAGACCGTCAACCACTGGATCGGTGGCAAGACCGTCGAGGGCGCCTCGGGCAACTGGGGCCAGGTCACCGACCCGGCGACCGGCGCGGTCACCACACGGGTGGCGCTCGCCTCGCCGGAGGAGGTGGACGCGGCCGTCACGGCGGCGAAGGCCGCGTACGGCACCTGGGGCACGTCCTCCCTCTCCGCACGCACCGGCATCCTTTTCAGCTACCGCGCGCTGCTCGACGCGCACCGTGACGAGATCGCCGCGCTGATCACCGCCGAGCACGGCAAGGTCCACTCCGACGCCCTCGGCGAGGTGGCGCGCGGGCTGGAGATCGTCGAGCTGGCCTGCGGGATCACCACCCAGCTGAAGGGCGAGCTGTCGACGCAGGTCTCCAGCAAGGTCGACGTTTCCTCGATCAGGCAGCCGCTGGGTGTCGTCGCCGGCATCACACCGTTCAACTTCCCCGCGATGGTGCCGATGTGGATGTTCCCGCTGGCCATCGCCTGCGGCAACACCTTCGTACTGAAGCCGAGCGAGAAGGACCCCTCGGCGGCGAATCTGCTGGCCGAGCTGGCGGCCGAGGCGGGGCTTCCCGACGGTGTGCTCAACGTCGTCCACGGCGACAAGGTGGCCGTCGACTCCCTCCTGGCCCACCCGGACGTCGCGGCGGTCTCCTTCGTCGGCTCCACGCCGATCGCCCGCCACATCCACGCGACGGCGTCGGCCAACGGCAAGCGCGTACAGGCCCTCGGCGGCGCCAAGAACCACATGCTGGTCCTGCCGGACGCGGACCTGGACGCGGCGGCGGACGCGGCCGTCTCTGCGGCGTACGGCTCCGCCGGCGAGCGCTGCATGGCGATCTCGGCGGTCGTCGCGGTCGGCGCGATCGGCGACGAACTCGTGAGCAAGATCCGCGAACGGGCCGAGAAGATCAAGATCGGCCCCGGCACCGACCCGGCCTCCGAGATGGGCCCGCTCATCACGGCGGCCCACCGCGACAAGGTCGCGTCGTACGTGACGGGCGCCGCCGCGCAGGGCGCCGAAGTCGTCCTGGACGGCACCGGGCTGCGCGTCGACGGTTACGAGGACGGCCACTGGATCGGACTGTCGCTCCTGGACCACGTCTCCACCGACTCCGACGCCTACCGCGACGAGATCTTCGGCCCGGTGCTGTGCGTCCTGCGCACGGAGACGTACGACGAGGGCGTCGCTCTCATGAACGCCTCGCCCTTCGGCAACGGCACGGCGATCTTCACCCGCGACGGCGGCGCGGCCCGCCGCTTCCAACTGGAGATCGAGGCGGGCATGGTCGGCGTGAACGTGCCGATCCCGGTGCCGGTGGGCTACCACTCCTTCGGAGGGTGGAAGGACTCGCTCTTCGGCGACCACCACATCTACGGCAACGACGGCGTGCACTTCTACACACGCGGCAAGGTCGTCACCACCCGCTGGCCGGACCCGGCCGACGCCCCGTCAGGCGTGGACCTGGGCTTCCCCCGCAACCACTGA
- the iolB gene encoding 5-deoxy-glucuronate isomerase, whose product MTTDTDTDTGSDGEFLERHVRAGSAASGPYALDIEPRRAGWLHSALRVLDLPPGGTHTLDSGDSEWIVLPLSGGCTVHTQGEIFELLGRESVFSSVTDFAYVPRDAHAQIASGAGGRFALAGAKCERRLPARYGSAPEVPVELRGSGNCSRQVNNFAAADTFDCDRLIAVEVLTPGGNWSSYPPHKHDENHPGVESELEEIYYFEIEDGGLGYHRVSPSRSGGTDVLAEVRTGDTVLIPDGWHGPSIASPGRAMYYLNVMAGPGATRQWLIRDHPDHGWIRDTWPDQAVDPRLPMYEAPGPLPSRTPSQEPPSQPPYEDEDKETPR is encoded by the coding sequence ATGACGACGGACACCGACACCGACACGGGCTCCGACGGTGAGTTCCTGGAACGGCACGTGCGCGCGGGCAGCGCGGCGAGCGGCCCGTACGCGCTCGACATCGAACCGCGGCGGGCCGGCTGGCTGCACAGCGCCCTGCGCGTCCTCGACCTGCCGCCCGGTGGTACACACACCCTGGACAGCGGGGACAGCGAATGGATCGTGCTTCCCCTCAGCGGCGGTTGTACGGTGCACACTCAAGGCGAGATCTTTGAACTGCTGGGCAGAGAAAGCGTGTTCAGCTCCGTCACGGACTTCGCGTACGTTCCGCGTGACGCCCACGCCCAGATCGCCTCCGGTGCGGGGGGCCGCTTCGCCCTGGCAGGAGCGAAGTGCGAGCGACGACTCCCCGCTCGCTACGGCTCCGCACCGGAGGTTCCGGTCGAACTGCGGGGCAGCGGCAACTGCTCCCGCCAGGTCAACAACTTCGCCGCGGCGGACACCTTCGACTGCGACCGGCTGATCGCCGTCGAAGTCCTCACCCCCGGCGGCAACTGGTCTTCGTACCCGCCGCACAAGCACGACGAGAACCACCCCGGCGTCGAATCCGAGCTGGAGGAGATCTACTACTTCGAGATCGAGGACGGCGGCCTCGGCTACCACCGGGTCTCACCCTCCAGGTCCGGCGGCACCGACGTCCTCGCCGAGGTCCGCACCGGCGACACCGTCCTGATCCCCGACGGCTGGCACGGCCCGTCCATCGCCTCCCCGGGCCGCGCCATGTACTACCTCAACGTGATGGCCGGACCGGGCGCCACCAGACAGTGGCTGATCCGCGACCACCCCGACCACGGCTGGATCCGCGACACCTGGCCGGACCAGGCCGTCGACCCCCGGCTGCCGATGTACGAGGCGCCTGGACCGCTGCCGTCGCGGACACCCTCGCAGGAGCCGCCGAGCCAACCTCCTTATGAGGACGAGGACAAGGAGACCCCCCGATGA
- a CDS encoding GNAT family N-acetyltransferase — protein sequence MEIRRATTVGELVAAQHLYDNPARPEWAERFLAAPGHLMLIAYVEGAPAGFVSGIEMLHPDKGVEMCLYELSVDEPYRRRGIGRALTEALAGIARERGCYDMWVGVDTDNEPALATYRAAGARDEGHFAMLTWEFPDP from the coding sequence ATGGAGATCCGCCGGGCGACGACGGTCGGCGAACTCGTCGCCGCGCAGCATCTGTACGACAACCCGGCCCGGCCGGAGTGGGCGGAGCGCTTCCTCGCCGCTCCGGGTCATCTGATGCTGATCGCCTACGTCGAAGGCGCCCCAGCCGGATTTGTCTCCGGCATCGAGATGCTACATCCGGACAAAGGCGTTGAAATGTGCCTGTACGAGCTGTCCGTGGACGAGCCGTACCGTCGTCGGGGCATCGGGCGGGCGCTGACCGAGGCTCTCGCGGGGATCGCGCGTGAGCGCGGCTGCTACGACATGTGGGTGGGCGTGGACACCGACAACGAACCGGCGCTGGCGACGTACCGCGCGGCCGGGGCACGTGACGAGGGCCACTTCGCCATGCTGACCTGGGAGTTCCCCGACCCCTAG
- a CDS encoding Cgl0159 family (beta/alpha)8-fold protein, which yields MTRVDASELVRIRTHHPEAVAEAAARRGRRPLVRPGGRLMIVAADHPARGALAVGNRRLAMANRVDLLERLCLALSRPGVDGVLATADILDDLLLLGALEDRVVIGSMNRGGLAGAAFELDDRFTGHRAEDIARLGFDAGKLLLRIDYEDARSPDTLLSAARAVDAMAERRLPVFVEPFICHRRDGRLGNDLSAEAVTRSIAIASGLAGTSAYTWLKVPVTENPDDMARVMETSTLPAVLLGGEIGDDQEGVYEKWRKALRLPTVQGLVVGRSLLYPVDGDVAAAVDTAVGLL from the coding sequence GTGACCCGAGTCGACGCGTCGGAACTCGTACGGATCCGTACGCACCACCCCGAGGCGGTCGCCGAGGCCGCGGCCCGCCGTGGCCGCCGCCCCCTGGTGCGCCCCGGCGGCCGGCTGATGATCGTCGCGGCCGACCACCCGGCCCGAGGCGCCCTCGCCGTCGGGAACCGCCGGCTGGCCATGGCCAACCGCGTCGACCTCCTGGAACGCCTCTGCCTCGCGCTGTCCCGGCCCGGCGTGGACGGCGTCCTCGCCACCGCCGACATACTCGACGACCTGCTGCTCCTCGGAGCCCTGGAGGACCGCGTCGTCATCGGCTCCATGAACCGCGGGGGTCTCGCGGGCGCCGCCTTCGAACTGGACGACCGTTTCACCGGCCACCGCGCCGAGGACATCGCGCGCCTCGGCTTCGACGCGGGAAAGCTGCTCCTGCGCATCGACTACGAGGACGCGCGCTCGCCCGACACCCTCCTGTCGGCCGCCCGCGCCGTCGACGCCATGGCGGAGCGGCGACTGCCCGTCTTTGTCGAGCCGTTCATCTGCCACCGCAGGGACGGACGGCTCGGCAACGACCTGTCGGCCGAGGCGGTGACCCGCTCCATCGCCATCGCCTCCGGCCTCGCCGGCACCTCGGCGTACACCTGGCTGAAGGTGCCCGTCACCGAGAATCCGGACGACATGGCCAGGGTGATGGAGACGTCCACCCTGCCCGCCGTCCTGCTGGGCGGCGAGATCGGCGACGACCAGGAAGGCGTGTACGAGAAGTGGCGCAAGGCGCTGCGGCTGCCCACGGTGCAGGGGCTGGTCGTGGGGCGCTCGCTGCTCTATCCGGTGGACGGTGATGTCGCGGCGGCCGTCGACACCGCCGTGGGCCTGTTGTAG
- a CDS encoding class I SAM-dependent methyltransferase has product MEGMTDMVNSAQTEAWNGYEGRHWAEHQDRYDHLNDAANAPLLEAAGIKEGDRVLDIGCGNGRVTRLAALRGASAVGIDLSLPMLARARASAVAEEIEDVRFVQGDAQVHDFEEEAFDIAVSRFGVMFFADPAAAFRNIGRALRPGGRLAFVCPQSFSLMDQAVIFAAIGTQVTLPALNEDSKHQPASFADPAHTERVLSAAGFKGIGLRALALSQHWGRDASDASAFLMGWGPLQHWLALAKADERTRTRAHDAATEAFHAFETRQGVRLTSRLWLVTAERP; this is encoded by the coding sequence ATGGAAGGCATGACGGACATGGTGAATTCGGCCCAGACCGAGGCGTGGAACGGCTACGAGGGCAGGCACTGGGCGGAACACCAGGATCGGTACGACCATCTGAACGACGCCGCCAATGCCCCGCTGCTCGAAGCCGCGGGCATAAAGGAGGGTGACCGGGTTCTGGACATCGGGTGCGGGAACGGACGGGTCACGCGGCTCGCCGCGCTTCGCGGAGCCAGCGCAGTCGGGATCGATCTGTCCTTACCGATGCTGGCGCGGGCCAGAGCGTCGGCCGTGGCGGAGGAGATCGAGGACGTCAGGTTCGTCCAGGGTGACGCCCAGGTGCACGACTTCGAGGAGGAGGCCTTCGACATCGCCGTGAGCCGCTTCGGGGTGATGTTCTTCGCCGACCCCGCCGCCGCGTTCCGCAACATCGGACGCGCCTTACGGCCCGGTGGGCGGCTCGCCTTCGTCTGCCCACAGTCGTTCAGCCTCATGGACCAGGCGGTGATCTTCGCGGCGATCGGCACCCAGGTCACACTCCCCGCCCTCAACGAGGACAGCAAGCACCAGCCCGCCTCCTTCGCGGACCCCGCGCACACCGAGCGCGTGCTGAGCGCGGCGGGCTTCAAAGGCATCGGCCTGCGGGCCCTCGCCCTGAGCCAGCACTGGGGCAGGGACGCCTCCGACGCCTCCGCCTTCCTGATGGGATGGGGACCACTGCAACACTGGCTGGCCCTCGCGAAGGCCGACGAGCGCACCCGTACACGCGCTCACGACGCCGCCACGGAAGCGTTCCACGCCTTCGAGACCCGGCAGGGCGTACGGCTGACCAGCCGCCTGTGGCTCGTCACCGCGGAACGTCCCTGA
- the iolD gene encoding 3D-(3,5/4)-trihydroxycyclohexane-1,2-dione acylhydrolase (decyclizing): MSTRRLTVAQALIAFLSRQYTERDGNRRRLIDATWGIFGHGNVAGIGQALVQAGPQMPYFQGRNEQAMVHAAVGYARQSNRLSTHAVTTSIGPGATNLVTGAALATVNRLPVLLLPGDIFATHPADPVLQQLEVPHAGDISVNDALRPVSKYFDRVSRPEALVPAALAAMRVLTDPAETGAVTLALPQDVQAEAYDWPEEFFAERVWRVRRQGPDPYELADAVQAVRAARRPLLVAGGGVHHSAAEDALAAFATATGIPVASTQAGKGSLRHDHPADVGGIGHTGTATADELARTADLVIGVGTRWSDFSTASATLFSNPSVRFLNINVTGFDAHKLAAAPLVADARTALEELTTALAGHRADAAYVTEYADDKERWEHRVDAAFDTSEDLLRPTQPQVLGLLDALVTDDDILINAAGSLPGDLHKLWRSRSRDQYHVEYGYSCMGYEIPAAIGVMLADPGRPVWALVGDGTYLMNPTEIVTAVQERLPLKLVILQNHGYASIGGLSESVGAERFGTAYRYREADTVGSPTYTGAPLPVDLAANAASLGMRVIRTKTIRDLREALAAARESDVPTCVYAETETADTVSGAPPAQAWWDVPVAETATRASAVTAREEYDRKAAARRRHL; the protein is encoded by the coding sequence ATGAGCACACGCCGTCTCACCGTGGCCCAGGCACTGATCGCCTTCCTGTCCCGCCAGTACACCGAACGCGACGGCAACCGCCGCCGGCTGATCGACGCCACCTGGGGCATCTTCGGCCACGGGAACGTGGCGGGCATCGGCCAGGCACTCGTCCAGGCCGGCCCGCAGATGCCGTACTTCCAAGGACGCAACGAACAGGCCATGGTGCACGCCGCCGTCGGCTACGCCCGCCAGAGCAACCGCCTCTCCACACACGCCGTGACGACCTCCATCGGTCCCGGCGCCACCAACCTCGTCACCGGCGCCGCCCTCGCCACCGTCAACCGGCTGCCCGTGCTGCTCCTCCCCGGTGACATCTTCGCGACGCACCCCGCCGACCCGGTCCTCCAGCAGCTCGAAGTGCCCCACGCGGGAGACATCTCCGTCAACGACGCGCTGCGCCCCGTGTCGAAGTACTTCGACCGCGTCTCGCGGCCCGAGGCGCTCGTCCCGGCCGCGCTCGCCGCCATGCGGGTCCTCACCGACCCCGCCGAGACGGGCGCGGTGACCCTCGCCCTGCCGCAGGACGTCCAGGCGGAGGCGTACGACTGGCCGGAGGAGTTCTTCGCCGAGCGCGTCTGGCGGGTCCGCAGGCAGGGCCCCGACCCGTACGAACTCGCCGACGCCGTCCAGGCCGTCCGCGCCGCCCGACGTCCGCTCCTCGTCGCGGGCGGCGGCGTCCACCACAGCGCGGCCGAGGACGCACTGGCCGCCTTCGCGACGGCGACCGGCATCCCCGTCGCCTCCACCCAGGCCGGCAAGGGCTCCCTGCGCCACGACCACCCGGCGGACGTCGGCGGCATCGGCCACACCGGCACCGCCACCGCCGACGAACTGGCCCGCACCGCCGACCTGGTGATCGGCGTCGGCACCCGCTGGTCCGACTTCTCCACGGCATCGGCGACGCTCTTCTCGAACCCGTCGGTCCGCTTCCTCAACATCAACGTCACCGGCTTCGACGCCCACAAGCTCGCCGCAGCCCCGCTGGTCGCCGACGCCCGCACCGCCCTGGAAGAACTCACCACGGCCCTCGCCGGCCACCGCGCCGACGCCGCCTACGTCACCGAGTACGCCGACGACAAGGAGCGCTGGGAGCACCGTGTTGACGCCGCGTTCGACACCTCCGAAGACCTCCTGCGGCCGACCCAGCCGCAGGTCCTCGGTCTGCTGGACGCGCTCGTCACCGACGACGACATCCTCATCAACGCGGCCGGATCGCTCCCCGGCGACCTCCACAAGCTGTGGCGCTCCCGCTCCCGCGACCAGTACCACGTCGAGTACGGCTACTCGTGCATGGGTTACGAGATCCCCGCCGCCATCGGCGTGATGCTGGCCGACCCCGGCCGCCCCGTCTGGGCGCTCGTCGGCGACGGCACGTATCTGATGAACCCCACCGAGATCGTCACCGCCGTCCAGGAACGCCTCCCACTGAAGCTGGTGATCCTCCAGAACCACGGCTACGCGTCGATCGGCGGGCTCTCCGAGTCCGTCGGCGCGGAACGGTTCGGTACGGCGTACCGCTACCGCGAGGCCGACACGGTCGGCTCGCCCACGTACACCGGCGCCCCGCTCCCCGTCGACCTCGCCGCCAACGCGGCGTCGCTCGGGATGCGCGTCATCCGTACCAAAACCATTCGTGACCTGCGCGAAGCCCTCGCCGCCGCACGTGAGTCCGACGTCCCCACATGTGTCTACGCGGAGACCGAAACCGCAGACACTGTGTCGGGCGCGCCTCCGGCCCAGGCATGGTGGGATGTTCCAGTGGCCGAGACGGCGACCCGCGCGTCCGCGGTCACGGCACGCGAGGAGTACGACCGCAAAGCCGCAGCTCGCCGCCGCCATCTCTGA